Below is a genomic region from Dysgonomonadaceae bacterium PH5-43.
ATATAAGAAGGCTTCGCTTTTTTATTCCAATCATTTCAACGGAAAGAATCAGCAGGCGAATATTGCAAAGATTAAACTTATATTGCAACAAGCTTTTGTTTACAATTCTGATATAGAAACAAACAACAAAACTCTTGCGCTATTAACAGAAGTAAAAGATAAGGAGATAGACATACCCATACTCCTTCTTCTTGTACTGAAAATTCTTCCCAGTTATACTTCTGCTAAAGGAGATGTAAAAGATAGTTTGGCTGATGCCGAAAAGCTTCTATCTTTCTTGAGAGATTTCTTTAAGTCGTCTAATGATGTTATAATCGACCTACCTTTATTGCAGCGTTTTGAAAAAGAGATACAGAAGTGCGAATACTGCTCTCGGCTCTACCTGATTAATATAGCAGAAGAGGCTTTAGCCATATTTGGCGCATATTCTAATCCTCAGGAAAGATATATTATTAGCACCTCCGTCGAGATGATTTCTCCCGATGTGGCAGACGCTATTTGGGTAGAATCGGATAAACTGTCTGCTCCTGGCGAGTTTTGGGTGTTTAAGTCTCTTGCCTATAATTGTTTTTACCTATATCGCTATACTATTAAAGCTGGAGATAAGAAAGTGAGCTTTACTCG
It encodes:
- a CDS encoding hypothetical protein (product_source=Hypo-rule applied), producing MEEERDIELRDLLNQTARLRLFRNKSSELGEYIGYNLNANNSINRIPPFTARCLFRELSRNVQEEISTDMDLEYILYQYKKASLFYSNHFNGKNQQANIAKIKLILQQAFVYNSDIETNNKTLALLTEVKDKEIDIPILLLLVLKILPSYTSAKGDVKDSLADAEKLLSFLRDFFKSSNDVIIDLPLLQRFEKEIQKCEYCSRLYLINIAEEALAIFGAYSNPQERYIISTSVEMISPDVADAIWVESDKLSAPGEFWVFKSLAYNCFYLYRYTIKAGDKKVSFTRYEAFFSDNELLTLIHPTKIPSIIAKQISEGMHSLFNCEMDNSTKPNRLELDSLFANNSSFRKKTLVRLSKNDMLKYYEDILSSDLYEKVDEFP